Genomic DNA from Candidatus Palauibacter australiensis:
CACGCGCGTCGACGAGGAGACGATCCTCTACGAGTTCACGATCGACGATCCCGCGGTGTACACGAGCCCCTGGGGCGGACAGGTCCCCTTCAAGCGCTTCGACCATCTGCTGTACGAGTACGCGTGCCACGAAGGCAACTACGCCATGTTCAACGTGCTGAGCGGTGCGCGCTACCAGGAGCGGATGGGGGGGAATCCGTAGCCCGCCCGCCGACTGTCCTGCGTTCGCTCGTCGCCGCGCTGGCGGTGGCGGGCTGCGCCGCCGATCGTCCGCCGGAGAGCGCGGCCGAAGCGGAGCGCGCCCCGGCCGGGGTGCTCGGCCTGCGTCCGGGCCCTTCGCCCGATCGATCCTCGCCTGACTGGGAGCCGCCCGTGAAAGTCGTCGTCGCCGATCTGTGGCCCGGCCGCACGGCCGAACTCGCGGAGGTCGCCCCCGGGGTGGACCTCGTCGTCGTCGGAGACGGCCAGGCCGCGGCAGCCGAAGCGCACGACGCCGACGCGGTCCTCGGCGTGCTGAACGCGGACATCCTCGCCGCCGGCGACCAGCTCCGCTGGGTGCAGCTCGCCTCTGCGGGGGTCGAACGCTACCTCGCGTTGCCCGGGCTCTCCGACGCCGAGGACCTCGTCATCACCAACGCCCAGCGGATCTTCGCCCCCGGCGGCGCGGAGCACGCGCTCGGCATGGCGCTCGTGCTGGCGCGACGGTTCCACACGGCGCTCGACCTGCAGCGCGAGCGGCGCTGGGACATCCGGCCGCTGACCGGGCCGTCCCCCTACCGCGGTGAGGGCAGCCAGTTACTCGAACTTCGCGGCCGCACGATGCTCGTCATCGGCCTCGGCGGGATCGGGACGGAAACCGCGCGCATCGCGCACGGGATCGGCATGCGGGTCATCGCCACGCGGAACAGCAGCCGGGAGGGGCCCGATTTCGTAGAGCGGGTCGGGCTGGCGTCGGAACTGCTGGATCTGGTTCCCGAGGCGGACGTCATCGTCAACGCCCTGCCGCTCACGCCGGAGACGGACGGCGTCATCGACGAGGCCTTCTTCGAGCTGACGCGGCCCACCGCGCTCTACATCACCCTCGGGCGCGGCCGCACAACGAACACGGCGGCGCTCGTCCGCGCGCTGAGGGAGGGCCGGATCGCGGGCGCGGGGCTGGACGTGGTGGATCCCGAGCCGCTCCCGCGGGACCACGTCCTCTGGTCGATGCCGAACGTGATCATCACGCCGCACCTGGGCGGCGACTCCGATGAACACATGGAGCGGATGTGGACGCTCTTCCGCGAGAACCTGCGGCGCTTCGCGGCCGGCGAGCGGCTCCTGGCCGTCGTCGACCGGGAGCGCGGCTACTAGCGCGGCTAACGCGGCTTCCGGCTAGCCGCCCCGGACCTGGAACGTGAGCGTGGCCCAGTTCGACTCGTAGTCGAGGTCAGGCTCCGACGGCGTCTCCACCATGTGAATCGTCCGGATGTACCACCGACCTCCACCTACGAGCGGGATCGTCGCGACGCCGTCCGCGTTCGTGCGAACCTCGACCGCCTCGTTGTGTGCACCGGTATCGTCGTGCGAGTGGGGGTTGAACTCGTAGTTCGCGTAGAGGAGCGCGTTCTCGACCGGCTCGCCCGCGCGCAGGAAGCGCACCTGGAGCTCGTCGCCGACGACGAGATCGTACGGGTTCTCCAGCGGGATGAGCTCCACCGGATAGCCGAGCTCCTCCGCCCATTCGCCGCTTCGGGCGTCGCCCACCTGGACGATCGCCTTCACGTGCTTGCTGTAGCGCTCGACCGCGTCGTCGTCCGTCTTTCCGGCCGCTTCGCGCTGCGCGATCTCGTCGACCAAGCCCTCGTGAACCAGGTATTCGTAGAACGCCTCCGCTTCGAGCGGGATCACGCGGGCCGCCGTCGACACGCCGATCGTGTAGGTCCCGGCGGAGCCCGTCTCGAAGGTCAACAGGGCCGTGTCGACGCTGTCCGCATGCCAGTGGAACATCGCCGTGTCGCGCCACGCCTCGGTCGGTGGGTGTACGACCCCATCCGGTCCCACGATG
This window encodes:
- a CDS encoding D-2-hydroxyacid dehydrogenase codes for the protein MKVVVADLWPGRTAELAEVAPGVDLVVVGDGQAAAAEAHDADAVLGVLNADILAAGDQLRWVQLASAGVERYLALPGLSDAEDLVITNAQRIFAPGGAEHALGMALVLARRFHTALDLQRERRWDIRPLTGPSPYRGEGSQLLELRGRTMLVIGLGGIGTETARIAHGIGMRVIATRNSSREGPDFVERVGLASELLDLVPEADVIVNALPLTPETDGVIDEAFFELTRPTALYITLGRGRTTNTAALVRALREGRIAGAGLDVVDPEPLPRDHVLWSMPNVIITPHLGGDSDEHMERMWTLFRENLRRFAAGERLLAVVDRERGY
- a CDS encoding DUF4198 domain-containing protein, producing MKIGRRVLLTTAVLTVAIVATARAHTMYLKLESFFLEPHSTNVVALFNGDFDESENHITRDRMLDVSIVGPDGVVHPPTEAWRDTAMFHWHADSVDTALLTFETGSAGTYTIGVSTAARVIPLEAEAFYEYLVHEGLVDEIAQREAAGKTDDDAVERYSKHVKAIVQVGDARSGEWAEELGYPVELIPLENPYDLVVGDELQVRFLRAGEPVENALLYANYEFNPHSHDDTGAHNEAVEVRTNADGVATIPLVGGGRWYIRTIHMVETPSEPDLDYESNWATLTFQVRGG